AGCTGCTTTTTTTCCCAACAAGAAAGTAAATCACACGgggttggaatgacatgatggtaagtaaatgatgagaaCCTACATATCtgggtgatctatcccttttAAAAGATTGTATGTAGATAAAGGTgctttcttttctctttctttttaaatgatCTTTGAAAAAGGAAAATGCATGATGTGTTTGTTGGTCTGATTATGATTTGAATAAACACCTGAAAACAATCTGTATGACTGAGCAATTTTCGAATGCCTTAATTGGATGCACATAATCTGAGCTGccgcactgtaaaaaattatttcatgatctgttatcacattttttcttttgtcaaatcaacttcaataattaatgtggttcagataacaatattttgagtttctgttgattaaaccaattgctttcattgtattaactcaaatttttcatttcaatgaactcaaaaaattaaggcaaccaggtaacttacttttttaagttaaaccaacaattgcATAATAGATTTCATATAGACACTTTGCTTTACCCTGACACTGTGAAAGTTCTTCAGTTTATTATGATTCGTTTCagttcatttattataaaataccAGCAAACATTATTTATAAGCTGTATAATTAGGGAATAGATTGAAGTAGGTAAACAACACAAGGATAGCGTTCCTTGTTTATTTCAAATCGGACATAACTGTAAAATGACTTTTTGTTCAGTGAGAATCATTTTGAGCTCAGTAATAGCTCTAAATGATTCACAGATTGAGTGAGAGTCTGATTCAAACTGTTCACATGTGAGTTCAAAACtgtttcattaaacattttgacTTCATTAAAAAGCATCGCTTCATAAGTAAGTCtcacaaatgaaatatataGGTAAACAACACAAGGGTAGCGGTTCCTAGTTCATTTCTAATCGGACATAACTGTAAAATGACTTTTTGTTCAGTGAGCGAATCATTTTGAGCTCGGTAACACCTCTAAATGATTCACAGACTGAGTGAAAGTCTGATTCAAACTGTTCACGTGCAAGTTCAAAGCTGTTTCGTTAAACATTTTGACTTCATTAAAAAGCATAGCTTCATAAGAGTTATTGTTTCATGAATCCAATATCACTATGTTAGTTGATTTTATGAATGATTCAAACGACATatgcttagttcacccaaaaattctgtcattaattactcaccctcatgtcgtcccaaacccgtaagagctacacaaattaagatatttttgatgaaatccgaaagctctctgacccctccatagacagcaatttaattaccactttcaaggcccagaaaggtagaaaagacattgttaaaatagttcacatgactacagtggttcaaccttaatgttacagTGCAACGCTTCAGTGGTCTACGTCAGAACGTGACTctgtattggccgacgctgtacacgtgagcaccatgacgcatgcgtgatgctgacgcaggagccggccaataatgagccggcattctgacgtagaacccggaagcgctgcactgtgtttacactaacagcgtaggagactgatagggaagagaagaaattgttaaataaagttattttggtttttgtgcacaaaaagtattcgtCACTtcttaacattaaggttgaatcactgtagtcacacggactattttaacgatgtttttacgacctttctgggccttgaaagtgggaattaaaatgctgtctatggacgagtcagagagctctctcagatttcatcaaaaatatcttaatttgtgttctaaggatgaatgaaggtcttatgggtgtggaacgacatgagggtgagtaattaatgacagaaattttcatttttgggggaactgaCCCTTTAAAAGTAAAGCTTTCCTTTCtaggttttaaattatttttgcacattttttttttttttgtctacatTAGTGACCATTTTAGTCCCATCTAGAGCCCTGCAGAGATTACCTAATAATGCGTAGCTGCAGTTACAGAGCAATATGCCAGCTATAGCCTGAATTTTTAATGTATCGACCAAATTGTTAGGGCTATTTAAAAACACTCTGGTAACAGGTTGCCTACATGTTTGACAGTAGATTACATTATctagatttaaatagatttttgagGCACTGTAAAGGTACCATGAAGTGAACCAAGCTGGTAAATTGAGCTGTGTGTCAAGAGGAGATAGGACCTCCCATGATGATATTAGTAATTTATCGCCAAGCCGAATTATGATGTGCTTAAAAtggaatttttaatgttctgaCAGCAGAAAATTAAATAGGGCCATGGTTAAATACACCCTCATGACCTCATTAGCCTCGAGCTAGCAGGCGATTAATCAACTGATTGGAGAGGCTTTAAGTATGAGGAAATCTCTGACGGCAGAGACTGGATCAGCTGAAACTCTGCTTCAGGTTATTTGTTCgaattttataatgtttgttttctttacctTTCAAAATGGCTTTGCAAAGGTCATGTCTCGCAAGTAGCGCCAGGAGgggttgttaaaaaaaatcttctcaTGAATCTTGTATGGATGGTTATATATTCAGGTGTCCAAGAAGTAATTTGTAGGCTGTTTACTACATTTCAGCAGAAAGTGATTGACTCACACAGTTCATCATTTATCTCcagttgtcaaaaatatctagGTGTCAGTTCAGAACAATTTATTGCTCTTATGGAACGCGCCTAGAAATGGCATCTCTGTTAGGACTGAGAATTGTGGTATAGGACATCTTCCTGCGGCTCAGGCCTCATGGTGAGAAAGGAAGCCTATAGAAACTCTATAACGGTGAGATGGATGAGAGGGCTGAGGATCACAGGAACTGTAATTTATCACTCCCTACAGCTGGCCTACATGGCAGCcagagccaatcagcagtagccAAATTGCTTTCTGCACCCCATTCTCACCAAGTGGAACTGCGTCTCAAAGCTCATGTAGAATCACCCAGTCCTGCCGTTTCTCAGCGGTTCTGGCACAAGTGTTGGCTGGGTGTGGGAGTAAATACtatgtgttttatgtttgtgcTGAAGTTCAATGTTAGCTGGATCTGCATTTGCTGTTTTAACCCTTTGAGCGTAACGGTCCCACATATGAACGTTAGAACCGTCAGtgacgtcacataactgccagattcaaactttTGCGCTTTGGCTGCGAGACGGAGGCGTTTAGctcttgtcatatatcacagcTATGCAGTTTTTagccacataatgtttttttttaaggtttcagacatttaaatacgcataagcaccagtaaaacaatacatttagagtttataaaatacacattgatgtcagacatcagtggaagcagcaataacaatcaaTTCAAATACAATTTgccgacatttattcatatcagacacacataaagtaactataaagtttactctattattcttccagttcaccagccacttacttgcatatatttcgggagaaactgatgaattcacctgctgtaaatccgactgacaggactcgggcgcaaactaagatggcggcgCCCGTCTCGCGTTATAGATCTagataaagatcatttataaagggttttaaatgacaaaacacactcacttacacatatttgagaatcggaatatctgatagttgatgacatggtaagcaagtttgtgaatatgttaaataaaaaaggaaaaactaaataatagcGATCCATCTGTCACACAGTGTTATGTGGCTGCGTTCAGCGTACGTGACACGCATGAcgcgtcgccatggaaacaataagagcaaatgttctaaaaaaaactcactctggggggtcagtagttagaatattttaaactcacgctTAAATAGGCACAATTCAGCAAACATGCCACAATTTCAAGATTATGGAGGTTTTATTACACTTtgcaacatttaaaatgtcacatctaaaagaaaagaaaaacaagataataataataatcataataataatacaatgatCCTCTTTAAAAACATGACTGGACTGTATATTAATTCATGTATTATCATCCAATATTATCTGTTTTTTCTAATGAACTCTCTTCCGTACTCTCTTCCATTCTATCCACCCACACATACAGGCATACAAAACTTAATAAAGACTGAAAATTGTTTTTGGCTAATTAAAAGTTTCTAGTTTCCATTTGAATCCCCAGGAAAAGAATCCTGTGAGAgttgttttactttaaaacatgctCACATCTCAACAcgcaaaaaaatgattttcatcTTCAAATCACACAAATCTTTCAAACATAATTTGAAGTTCACTTCTTGCCTCAGATCTGTTTACAGATTGTGGTAAGAGGAGTGGACTTAACTACTTGGTGTGCTTCGTTTCTCATTTTTCACTCATCAGCAAGCCCAGATGGGAATTTCCTCACATTTTATGCACAGATTTTCGGAGGGAAAATCAGCAGAATTGTGTGAAATTGATTTAAACATGATGAGCTGAGAGTATTGATAGCAGAAAGCATATTCAAACTagccaaaatattttataaatgaacaCACAAAGGGCAGGGCAACTTTGAGGAACTTTGAAAACGACAAGCATTCAGATTCTACAGAAATCTGTGCAGATTCCAAGGTGATCCACCATCACACAAATCTCTTTAAAAACATCCCATATCTAACGTCACAAAACAGCTGCGTGAAATTACAAAATCTGGTTAAAATCAAGATCTTGTGAGCTGCCATTTGTGCATCCGAGCATCAATGGCCTTTGAACACTCAGCCTAGATGAGttgcactttaaaaatattcttcaaaaactcCTTGCTCAGTAGTAAAGGGACCAGAAGAAGGATACTTCATATTTTCCTGGTCTAAACTAACTAAGGTTTTCTTCTTCCCCCCTTAACATTAAAGtctttgacatttttgtcagcTCTGGTCACGTGTCAATGACCTCGCGGGCCGGTGAGTGCTCTTCGGGAAGGGTGGTCGTGGCGTTCGGTAAAGTTTGATTGTGTGGCACAGAGTTCTGCTGTATCTCCATTGCAATCCCAGCAGGATCTTGCGGGGGAAACTCCTTAACTTGCCGCCGGTACTCCAGGAAGGTGCAGGCCTTAGTGGCGATGGCAACGACATTCTTCCCGATGAAGATGGTCGAGACTCGGCTGTCTTGGAACAACACCATGTTGACACCTCGGATGAGGATGGTGACAATGTTGATGGTCACCAAGCTGAGGACCGGGTAGAGCATCATCTTCTGAGGCGACACGTGCTCGCCCTGCACGCTGATCTCGCTCAGAGAAACACAAGGCAGGATGAGCAACAGGATGTAGCAGTAGAAGAACATCAGACCCTCGGCCCAGATGGGCAGACCTGTCCGCTGTGGCTCCCAAAGGTTAGCCTGGATGTCCAGGACATCCAGAAGGTCAAGAGCCACCCAGAATAGTCGACCCCGCATGTCCTCCTTCTTCCGAAAGGTTCTTACGTACTCCATGCTGTCAAGTGCGACCAGGACAAGGTAGAGTCCGGGTACGCAAACCGAGAGCAACAAAGTCAATGCTTTCCGAGCTACCGTCTCCAGACTTTTACGGTCAGCCTTGTAGTTCTGGAAGACGAAGTAGAGCTTGATCTCCAGAACGAAGATGTAGAGGAACCAGAGGATCATGGCGTAGCCTCGCTTCGCAGTCCTTACCTCAGCACCCACCCAAACCGCCACATAACGCAGCACTATAAGAAAGCAAATATCTCCGACCAGGACGATGATGCAGACGCCGATTTTGCGTGGGCCCTGGTTCTGCTCCACAAGGTAGGCATCCATGAAGGCCATGCTGGTCATGATCACAATGGTGGTTAAACACACATGCCGCTTGTCGGGTGGCGGCAGAACCATGGTGCTGTCTGTTTATCGAAGTAAAATAACGAACAAATCGTATCCTTCAAAAAAAGTAGCAAGGTTAGTTCATGGTGTGCAATCCGTTGTCCATCGATGCTGGTGGTGACTGAGGAGCCCGTTTAGCAAAGCTCCACACAGTCCAATGGCCGCTCTTTACCGCATTTCGAGCTTCACATGGCCTCCACAGTAGTTTAGTATGTCAATGTCTCTTCAATGATTCAACGTGACCGTGATATATCTGTACGTGTATCCACTGCTGAGGCAGATTGTGTCGATTTCCTACCGACATGGGCCTGCTTGTCTGTGTCAGCTGACCCATATAAACAGCATGGCTGTGCTGGTCTCTTGTTGTCTCTTACTCCAGCATCGGAGCCAAGCGTGCACAGGAGTATCGTCAGTCGTGAAGACGGAAGGGGAGGTCACAGCTCTCTTTCTGCTCTGCCGGCTTGGAGCATctgttaaagaaagaaaaatttgTTCTCTTCAGAGAATGTTTTTGACCTTGTTCCAACTGGTGaagctttaaaacaaaacactagGGGTCACTGTGGTAATTTAGCACAATCAGGTGTAACTAACCATCCCACAGGTCCTTGGGTTTGTTTCACATTTCTCTGAAGCCTTTTATGTTGAATAGGATTTAGCAGTTTTGAAGGACACTGCATTTGTCATGTTTAAATATCCAAACAGGAATACGTTTCTGTGCGTAAAGGTAAGCATTCAGTCACTTACAGTACATAGAGCAGGACACAATATAGCCTGAATTATGATTTCAAGGTCTTTTTTCTTTAACATCTAACCTCATTCCTCAGGTTCTTTCTGTGATTGAACACTTCTGaatacttttaatttaaaattcctGCTTTTTATATGAGTTCTATAAGCTCGATCTCGCTATGCTGCATTATCCATATTTAGGTATGACACTGTCAGCTACTAGAATATCATTCCCTAATATTCCTATGAGGTCTGAGTCACCAGCTTCCATAGCAACAGTTTCTATTGAGAGAGTGATAATAAGTGATGATGAGTCTAACGCAGCAGGGAACCCTCGGATTTCTGGAAAGCGAGATATTATTGGATGTGCGAC
This window of the Ctenopharyngodon idella isolate HZGC_01 chromosome 17, HZGC01, whole genome shotgun sequence genome carries:
- the tmem121aa gene encoding transmembrane protein 121, which produces MVLPPPDKRHVCLTTIVIMTSMAFMDAYLVEQNQGPRKIGVCIIVLVGDICFLIVLRYVAVWVGAEVRTAKRGYAMILWFLYIFVLEIKLYFVFQNYKADRKSLETVARKALTLLLSVCVPGLYLVLVALDSMEYVRTFRKKEDMRGRLFWVALDLLDVLDIQANLWEPQRTGLPIWAEGLMFFYCYILLLILPCVSLSEISVQGEHVSPQKMMLYPVLSLVTINIVTILIRGVNMVLFQDSRVSTIFIGKNVVAIATKACTFLEYRRQVKEFPPQDPAGIAMEIQQNSVPHNQTLPNATTTLPEEHSPAREVIDT